The following are encoded together in the Variovorax sp. PBS-H4 genome:
- the ppnP gene encoding pyrimidine/purine nucleoside phosphorylase, with the protein MTTSEFLRDATVATKANVYFDGKCVSHGLTLADGSKKSVGVILPSTLTFSTGAPETMEGTAGRCEYLLSGSSEWVASGAGEKFSVPGNSSFQIRVSGEPYSYICHFG; encoded by the coding sequence ATGACAACCTCCGAATTCCTTCGCGACGCCACAGTAGCAACCAAGGCCAACGTCTATTTCGACGGCAAATGCGTGAGCCACGGCCTCACGCTGGCCGATGGCAGCAAGAAGTCGGTGGGCGTGATCCTGCCCTCCACCCTGACCTTCAGCACCGGCGCCCCCGAGACGATGGAGGGCACGGCGGGCCGCTGCGAGTACCTCCTCTCCGGCAGCAGCGAATGGGTGGCCTCGGGCGCCGGCGAGAAGTTCAGCGTGCCCGGCAATTCCAGCTTCCAGATCCGCGTGAGCGGCGAGCCGTACAGCTACATCTGCCATTTCGGCTGA
- the argG gene encoding argininosuccinate synthase — protein MATILQNIPAGQKVGIAFSGGLDTSAALHWMRNKGAIPYAYTANLGQPDEPDYDEIPRKAMLYGAEKARLVDCRTQLAAEGLAALQAGAFHVTTAGLTYFNTTPLGRAVTGTMLVAAMKEDDVNIWGDGSTYKGNDIERFYRYGLLTNPALKIYKPWLDQTFIDELGGRAEMSAFMQKAGFAYKMSAEKAYSTDSNMLGATHEAKDLEHLNSGMKIVQPIMGVAFWKDEVEVKREEVTVRFVEGRPVAINGVEYPSLVELLLEANRVGGRHGLGMSDQIENRIIEAKSRGIYEAPGLALLFIAYERLVTGIHNEDTIEQYRDHGRRLGRLLYQGRWFDPQAIMLRETAQRWVARAITGEVTIELRRGNDYSILNTESPNLTYKPKRLTMEKGESSFSPADRIGQLTMRNLDIVDTREKLGIYTQAGLLSAGQGASLPQLKNDTTD, from the coding sequence ATGGCCACCATTCTTCAGAACATTCCCGCCGGCCAGAAGGTCGGCATCGCCTTCTCCGGCGGCCTGGACACCAGCGCCGCGCTGCACTGGATGCGCAACAAGGGCGCCATTCCCTACGCCTACACGGCCAACCTGGGCCAGCCCGACGAGCCCGACTACGACGAGATCCCGCGCAAGGCGATGCTCTACGGCGCAGAGAAGGCCCGGTTGGTCGATTGCCGCACGCAGCTCGCCGCGGAAGGCCTGGCCGCATTGCAGGCCGGTGCATTCCACGTCACCACCGCCGGCCTCACGTACTTCAACACCACGCCGCTGGGCCGCGCGGTTACCGGCACCATGCTGGTCGCGGCCATGAAGGAAGACGACGTCAACATCTGGGGCGACGGCAGCACCTACAAGGGCAACGACATCGAGCGGTTCTACCGCTACGGCCTGCTCACCAACCCGGCGTTGAAGATCTACAAGCCCTGGCTGGACCAGACCTTCATCGACGAGCTGGGCGGGCGCGCCGAAATGTCGGCCTTCATGCAGAAGGCCGGTTTCGCCTACAAGATGTCGGCCGAGAAGGCCTACTCCACCGACTCCAACATGCTCGGCGCCACGCACGAGGCCAAGGACCTGGAGCACCTGAACAGCGGCATGAAGATCGTGCAGCCGATCATGGGTGTCGCCTTCTGGAAAGACGAGGTAGAGGTGAAGCGCGAGGAAGTCACCGTGCGCTTCGTCGAAGGCCGTCCCGTCGCGATCAACGGCGTGGAATACCCGAGCCTGGTGGAACTGCTGCTGGAAGCCAACCGCGTCGGCGGCCGCCACGGCCTCGGCATGAGCGACCAGATCGAGAACCGCATCATCGAGGCCAAGAGCCGCGGCATCTACGAAGCGCCGGGCCTGGCGCTGCTTTTCATCGCTTACGAGCGCCTGGTCACCGGCATCCACAACGAAGACACCATCGAACAGTACCGCGACCACGGCCGCCGCCTGGGCCGCCTGCTGTATCAAGGCCGCTGGTTCGATCCGCAGGCCATCATGCTGCGCGAGACGGCCCAGCGCTGGGTGGCGCGGGCCATCACGGGCGAAGTCACCATCGAGCTTCGCCGCGGCAACGACTACTCGATCCTCAACACCGAGTCGCCCAACCTCACGTACAAGCCCAAGCGACTGACGATGGAAAAAGGCGAGTCCAGCTTTTCTCCGGCCGACCGCATCGGCCAGCTCACCATGCGCAACCTCGACATCGTGGACACGCGCGAAAAGCTGGGCATCTATACGCAGGCGGGCCTGCTCTCCGCGGGCCAGGGCGCTTCTCTTCCCCAGTTGAAGAACGACACCACCGATTGA
- the folC gene encoding bifunctional tetrahydrofolate synthase/dihydrofolate synthase, whose translation MKTLADWLAHAERLHPKNIELGLERVRAMTGKLGLAFDCPVITVAGTNGKGSTCAMLESILLHAGYRTAVFTSPHLVHFEERLRLSGEAVATEVLAVQFEAVERARGEMALTYFEFTTLAILLCAAASRPDVAILEVGLGGRLDAVNVIDADCAIITSIDLDHMEFLGPDRESIGFEKAGIMRAGRPAIVSDPVPPQSVIGHAEALGADLWRVGRDFNVAGDKQQWGWSGRGRRYSGLAYPALRGANQLVNAAGVLAALESLRQRLPVTAQAVRTGLASVELPGRFQIVPGEPALVLDVAHNPHAVAALAENLDAMGFYPTTHGVFGVMADKDLAPMFARIGPLIDRWYFTDLPTARAAKAADLLAQWRAQNTRADASASAHAAPMEALQAAIDRADPADRIVVFGSFFTVGGVLEHGTPRLRARHLSPDA comes from the coding sequence ATGAAAACCCTTGCCGACTGGCTCGCCCACGCCGAGCGCCTGCACCCCAAGAACATCGAGCTCGGGCTCGAGCGCGTCCGCGCGATGACCGGCAAGCTCGGCCTCGCCTTCGACTGCCCCGTCATCACGGTCGCCGGCACCAACGGCAAGGGCTCGACCTGCGCAATGCTGGAGTCGATCCTCCTGCATGCGGGATACCGCACCGCGGTGTTCACGTCGCCGCACCTGGTGCATTTCGAGGAGCGTTTGCGGCTCTCGGGCGAAGCTGTGGCTACCGAGGTGCTGGCAGTGCAGTTCGAAGCCGTGGAACGGGCGCGGGGTGAGATGGCGCTGACCTACTTCGAGTTCACCACGCTCGCGATCCTGCTGTGCGCCGCGGCCAGCAGGCCCGATGTCGCCATCCTGGAGGTCGGCTTGGGCGGACGTCTGGACGCCGTCAACGTCATCGATGCGGATTGCGCCATCATCACCAGCATCGATCTCGACCACATGGAGTTCCTGGGCCCCGACCGCGAAAGCATCGGCTTCGAGAAGGCCGGCATCATGCGCGCCGGCCGGCCCGCGATCGTCAGCGACCCGGTCCCGCCGCAGAGCGTCATCGGGCATGCCGAAGCCCTTGGCGCCGACCTGTGGCGCGTGGGGCGCGACTTCAATGTCGCCGGCGACAAGCAGCAGTGGGGCTGGAGCGGGCGTGGGCGGCGTTACAGCGGGTTGGCCTACCCGGCGCTGCGCGGGGCCAACCAACTCGTCAATGCGGCCGGCGTGCTGGCCGCGTTGGAGTCGCTGCGGCAGCGGCTGCCGGTCACCGCGCAGGCGGTGCGCACCGGACTGGCGTCGGTCGAGCTTCCCGGGCGCTTCCAGATCGTGCCGGGCGAGCCCGCCCTGGTGCTCGACGTGGCGCACAACCCGCATGCAGTGGCAGCGCTGGCCGAGAACCTCGATGCCATGGGCTTCTACCCGACCACCCACGGCGTGTTCGGCGTGATGGCCGACAAGGACCTTGCACCGATGTTCGCGCGCATCGGCCCGCTGATCGACCGTTGGTACTTTACCGACCTGCCGACCGCGCGGGCCGCCAAGGCCGCCGATCTGCTGGCGCAATGGCGGGCGCAGAACACCCGCGCTGATGCCTCCGCCAGCGCGCATGCCGCTCCGATGGAGGCCTTGCAAGCGGCCATCGATCGCGCGGACCCCGCTGATAGAATCGTGGTCTTCGGATCGTTCTTCACTGTGGGTGGTGTGCTCGAGCACGGAACACCTCGTCTGCGGGCACGGCACCTGTCGCCGGACGCCTGA
- the plsY gene encoding glycerol-3-phosphate 1-O-acyltransferase PlsY, protein MSSYLPSLIAIVLSYLLGSLSFAVIVSKALGMADPRSYGSKNPGATNVLRSGNKGAALATLLLDAVKGWLPVFLIHRLGEPYGMGQGTAAVAGLAAFLGHLYPVFFGFQGGKGVATAAGALLGIEWLLGLATGTTWLIIAVFFRYSSLASIVAAFFAPAYYLIGGGIAWPLSREVLLALIAISLLLIWRHRENIRRLAAGTESRLGSRARTQE, encoded by the coding sequence GTGAGTTCCTACCTGCCTTCGTTGATCGCGATCGTCCTGTCCTACCTGCTGGGCTCGCTGTCCTTTGCGGTCATCGTCAGCAAGGCGCTGGGCATGGCCGACCCCCGGAGCTACGGCAGCAAGAACCCTGGTGCGACCAATGTGCTGCGCTCCGGGAACAAGGGCGCGGCGCTGGCGACACTGCTGCTGGACGCCGTCAAGGGCTGGCTGCCCGTTTTCCTGATCCATCGCTTGGGCGAGCCCTACGGCATGGGGCAGGGGACCGCGGCGGTGGCGGGGCTGGCGGCCTTTCTCGGGCACCTGTACCCGGTGTTCTTCGGCTTTCAGGGAGGCAAGGGCGTCGCGACGGCGGCCGGAGCGCTGCTGGGCATCGAGTGGCTGCTGGGGCTGGCCACCGGGACGACCTGGCTGATCATCGCCGTCTTCTTCCGCTATTCCTCGCTGGCCTCGATCGTGGCGGCCTTCTTTGCGCCTGCCTATTACCTGATCGGCGGTGGCATCGCCTGGCCGCTCTCGCGCGAGGTGCTGCTCGCGCTGATCGCGATCAGCCTGCTGCTGATCTGGCGGCACCGGGAAAACATTCGACGCCTCGCCGCGGGCACGGAATCCCGGCTGGGCTCCAGGGCCAGAACACAGGAGTGA
- a CDS encoding YajQ family cyclic di-GMP-binding protein → MPSFDTVCEPNLPEVKNAVENTAKEIGTRFDFKGTAASVELKDKEITLVGDAEFQLVQVEDILRNKLTKRSVDVRFLDKGDVQKIGGDKVKQVIKVKNGIQSETAKKIQRLIKDSKLKVQAAIQGDAVRVTGAKRDDLQAAMALIKKDVPDMPLSFNNFRD, encoded by the coding sequence ATGCCGTCTTTCGATACCGTCTGCGAACCCAACCTGCCCGAGGTCAAGAATGCCGTCGAGAACACGGCCAAGGAGATCGGCACGCGATTCGACTTCAAGGGAACCGCGGCCTCGGTCGAGCTCAAGGACAAGGAAATCACGCTCGTCGGGGATGCCGAATTCCAGCTCGTGCAGGTGGAAGACATCCTGCGCAACAAGCTCACGAAGCGCAGCGTGGACGTACGCTTCCTCGACAAGGGCGATGTCCAGAAGATCGGCGGCGACAAGGTCAAGCAGGTGATCAAGGTCAAGAACGGCATCCAGAGCGAGACCGCCAAGAAGATCCAACGCCTGATCAAGGACAGCAAGCTGAAGGTGCAGGCCGCGATCCAGGGCGACGCAGTAAGGGTGACTGGCGCCAAGCGCGACGACTTGCAGGCCGCGATGGCGCTGATCAAGAAGGACGTGCCCGATATGCCGCTTTCCTTCAACAACTTCCGCGATTGA
- a CDS encoding retropepsin-like aspartic protease family protein produces MKALLIPMLLAAACGFACAQSVTLTGTIGSRAILMVDGSAPKTVAVGETFQGVKLLSMTPEQAVVEAGGKRVALRMDQPVSIGGGVLGGGGGTRIVLPASSGGHFMTQGAINGRSVNFMLDTGATTVALSAADAQRIGLDFSKGRPVRMNTANGTAQGYMVRLSSVRVGDVEVYDVEAIVSQQPMPYVLLGNSFISRFSMRRDSDQMVLEKRF; encoded by the coding sequence ATGAAGGCTCTCCTCATTCCGATGCTGCTGGCAGCGGCATGTGGCTTCGCGTGCGCCCAATCCGTGACGCTCACCGGCACCATCGGCAGCCGTGCCATTCTGATGGTCGACGGCAGCGCGCCCAAGACCGTGGCCGTGGGCGAGACCTTCCAGGGCGTGAAGCTGCTGTCGATGACGCCCGAGCAGGCCGTGGTGGAGGCCGGCGGCAAGCGCGTGGCGCTGCGCATGGACCAGCCGGTCAGCATCGGCGGCGGCGTCTTGGGAGGTGGCGGTGGCACGCGCATCGTGCTGCCGGCTTCGAGTGGCGGGCACTTCATGACACAGGGCGCAATCAACGGGCGCAGCGTCAATTTCATGCTCGATACCGGCGCCACGACCGTCGCCCTCTCGGCGGCGGACGCGCAGCGCATCGGGCTCGATTTCAGCAAGGGGCGGCCGGTGCGCATGAACACCGCGAACGGCACCGCGCAGGGGTACATGGTGCGCCTGAGTTCGGTGCGGGTCGGCGACGTCGAGGTCTACGACGTGGAAGCGATCGTGTCGCAGCAGCCCATGCCCTACGTGCTGCTTGGCAACAGCTTCATCAGCCGCTTCTCGATGCGGCGCGACTCGGACCAGATGGTCCTCGAGAAGCGATTCTGA
- the murB gene encoding UDP-N-acetylmuramate dehydrogenase: MIVENNVPLQQHNSFGIVARAQHLVRIASEADVASLLADQAWHGAPKFVLGGGSNIVLTGDVKPLVLKVEIKGRRLVEETPRAWIVEAGAGEIWHDTVHWMLEQGYPGLENMALIPGTIGGAPVQNIGAYGVELQDRFESLDAIDLETGRAFTLDAAQCAFGYRDSVFKHSASGSNDFGLAGRALITRVRFRLPRPWKPVLGYLDLERKMAETGNFTPSPTEIFDWVCAIRSAKLPDWRVLGNAGSFFKNPTVTPEQCADIIARDPKIVHYPMADGSIKLAAGWLIDACGWKGKTVGNAAVYEKQALVLVNRGGPAHPATGGEVMTLAKAIQTSVYERFGIRLEPEPVVV, encoded by the coding sequence ATGATCGTGGAGAACAACGTACCGCTGCAGCAGCACAACAGCTTCGGTATCGTCGCCCGTGCCCAGCACCTGGTGCGCATCGCGAGCGAGGCCGACGTGGCGTCGCTGCTGGCCGACCAGGCCTGGCATGGCGCTCCCAAGTTCGTGCTCGGCGGGGGCAGCAACATCGTGCTGACCGGCGACGTCAAGCCGCTGGTGCTGAAGGTCGAGATCAAGGGCCGCCGACTGGTCGAAGAAACGCCGCGCGCCTGGATCGTCGAGGCAGGTGCCGGCGAGATCTGGCATGACACGGTGCATTGGATGCTCGAGCAGGGCTACCCCGGCCTCGAGAACATGGCGCTGATTCCAGGCACCATCGGCGGGGCGCCGGTGCAGAACATCGGCGCCTACGGGGTCGAACTGCAGGACCGCTTCGAATCCCTGGACGCCATCGACCTGGAGACCGGCCGCGCTTTCACACTCGACGCGGCCCAGTGCGCCTTCGGCTACCGCGATTCCGTGTTCAAGCATTCGGCAAGCGGCAGCAACGATTTCGGCCTGGCGGGCCGGGCGCTGATCACGCGGGTGCGCTTCCGGCTACCCAGGCCCTGGAAACCCGTGCTGGGCTACCTGGACCTGGAGCGCAAGATGGCCGAAACCGGCAATTTCACGCCCAGCCCGACGGAGATCTTCGATTGGGTCTGCGCCATCCGGAGCGCCAAGCTGCCGGACTGGCGGGTGCTCGGCAATGCCGGCAGCTTCTTCAAGAACCCGACAGTCACGCCCGAGCAATGCGCCGACATCATTGCGCGCGACCCGAAGATCGTGCACTACCCGATGGCCGATGGGAGCATCAAGCTGGCCGCGGGCTGGCTGATCGATGCCTGCGGCTGGAAGGGCAAGACCGTGGGCAACGCCGCCGTCTACGAAAAGCAGGCCTTGGTCCTGGTCAACCGCGGCGGCCCTGCGCATCCGGCAACCGGCGGCGAAGTCATGACCCTGGCCAAGGCGATCCAGACCAGCGTCTACGAGCGTTTCGGCATCCGGCTGGAGCCGGAGCCGGTGGTCGTGTAG
- a CDS encoding CvpA family protein: protein MVALDWMAIALLVVSMLFGLVRGLVYEVILLAAWVAAFFCAQWFAADVGAWLPFGDPAGTWRYAAGFALVFVGVVFGVGLVGSLLRKLITAVGLRPVDRLLGGVFGLARGAVALLAAAVVVHLLALSDAAWWQESRSAIVLDAALQGLKPALPEKLASYLP from the coding sequence GTGGTTGCCCTTGACTGGATGGCCATCGCGTTGCTGGTGGTGTCGATGCTTTTCGGGTTGGTGCGCGGATTGGTGTACGAGGTGATCCTGCTGGCCGCCTGGGTGGCCGCCTTCTTCTGCGCGCAGTGGTTCGCGGCCGACGTCGGTGCCTGGCTGCCCTTCGGTGATCCGGCGGGCACCTGGCGCTATGCGGCGGGTTTCGCGCTGGTGTTCGTGGGGGTGGTTTTCGGCGTCGGGCTGGTCGGCTCCCTGTTGCGCAAGCTGATCACTGCGGTGGGACTTCGGCCGGTGGATCGCCTGTTGGGCGGTGTCTTCGGCCTGGCACGCGGCGCCGTCGCGCTGCTGGCTGCCGCGGTCGTGGTTCATTTGCTCGCGCTGAGCGACGCGGCCTGGTGGCAGGAATCACGAAGCGCCATTGTTCTGGATGCGGCATTGCAGGGCCTGAAACCCGCGCTGCCTGAAAAATTGGCAAGCTACCTGCCCTGA
- a CDS encoding ArsC family reductase: MTTLYGITHCDTVKRARAWLDDHGIAYRFHDFKKEGVPEAELDQWLRAPGWEALVNRRGTTWRRLDESTRASVVDAASARAALLANPSLIKRPVVNWGPPAGVTTGFDAAEWKSHAV; encoded by the coding sequence ATGACCACGCTCTATGGCATCACCCACTGCGACACCGTCAAGCGCGCCCGCGCCTGGCTTGACGACCACGGCATCGCCTACCGGTTTCACGATTTCAAGAAAGAGGGCGTGCCCGAGGCCGAACTCGACCAATGGCTGCGCGCGCCGGGCTGGGAGGCCCTGGTCAATCGGCGTGGCACCACCTGGCGCAGGCTCGACGAGTCGACGCGCGCCTCGGTGGTCGACGCCGCCTCCGCCCGCGCCGCCTTGCTGGCCAACCCCAGCCTCATCAAACGTCCGGTCGTCAACTGGGGCCCGCCAGCCGGCGTTACCACGGGATTCGACGCCGCCGAATGGAAAAGCCATGCCGTGTAA
- a CDS encoding RidA family protein codes for MASIQRFHVGPRLSETAVHNGTIYLAGQVPDDTAQDIRGQTAQVLAMVDRLLAEAGSDKSRILMTQIFLADIGDITAMNEVWDAWIPAGNTPPRATVQAAMANAAYKIEIVVTAAAA; via the coding sequence ATGGCAAGCATTCAGCGCTTTCACGTCGGGCCGCGGCTGTCCGAGACCGCCGTCCACAACGGCACGATCTACCTTGCGGGCCAGGTGCCCGACGACACCGCGCAGGACATCCGCGGACAGACCGCACAGGTGCTGGCAATGGTGGACCGCCTGCTGGCGGAGGCCGGCAGCGACAAGTCACGCATCCTGATGACGCAGATCTTCCTCGCGGACATTGGCGACATCACGGCAATGAACGAGGTATGGGACGCGTGGATTCCCGCCGGCAACACGCCGCCGCGCGCCACCGTGCAGGCGGCGATGGCCAATGCGGCCTACAAGATCGAGATCGTCGTCACCGCCGCCGCGGCGTAG
- a CDS encoding SPOR domain-containing protein, whose amino-acid sequence MAFFKFRTRGPQANEGRNTGVSAPPAESIEAMRRRARHRLVGAAVLVLVGVVGFPLLFDTQPRPVSVDIPIEIPDRNKTKPLPLPAAPAPSTSNAAPPASPPLAARSAGGEMITEMADGTEVPVSKPAPSAPPVETKPARMAEAKPEPKPEAKPEPKAEPRPKPESKPEARAEAKPEAKPAAKNVDDSARARALLEGKSTAVAAAKPTAAAEDDGRFVVQVGAFADADKAREVRQKLEKAGLKTYTNVAKTAGGERTRVRVGPFGTRAEADKAAGKIKGLSLSAAVLSL is encoded by the coding sequence ATGGCGTTCTTCAAGTTCCGCACCCGCGGTCCGCAGGCCAACGAAGGGCGAAACACCGGTGTCTCGGCGCCGCCGGCGGAAAGCATCGAGGCCATGCGCCGGCGTGCGCGCCACCGGCTCGTCGGCGCGGCGGTGCTGGTGCTGGTCGGCGTCGTCGGCTTCCCGCTCCTGTTCGACACCCAGCCGCGGCCGGTATCGGTCGACATCCCGATCGAGATTCCTGATCGCAACAAGACCAAGCCGCTGCCGCTGCCGGCAGCGCCAGCGCCCTCGACGTCAAACGCCGCACCGCCCGCGAGCCCGCCATTGGCTGCCAGGTCGGCGGGCGGCGAGATGATCACCGAGATGGCGGATGGCACGGAAGTCCCGGTATCCAAGCCCGCACCCTCCGCGCCGCCAGTCGAGACCAAACCGGCGCGGATGGCGGAAGCCAAACCCGAACCCAAGCCTGAAGCCAAACCGGAGCCGAAGGCGGAGCCCCGGCCCAAGCCGGAGTCCAAGCCCGAAGCGAGGGCGGAAGCAAAGCCAGAGGCCAAGCCCGCCGCCAAGAATGTCGATGATTCGGCCCGGGCACGTGCCCTGCTCGAAGGCAAATCCACCGCCGTCGCTGCCGCCAAGCCCACCGCCGCAGCGGAGGACGACGGCCGCTTCGTGGTCCAGGTCGGCGCCTTCGCCGATGCCGACAAGGCGCGCGAGGTACGGCAGAAGCTGGAAAAGGCGGGGCTCAAGACCTACACCAATGTCGCGAAGACGGCCGGCGGCGAGCGCACGCGTGTGCGCGTGGGCCCCTTCGGTACGCGCGCCGAGGCGGACAAGGCGGCCGGCAAGATCAAGGGCTTGTCTTTGTCGGCTGCCGTCCTCAGCTTGTAA
- the purF gene encoding amidophosphoribosyltransferase: MCGIVGVVSNAPVNQLLYDALLLLQHRGQDAAGIVTLLERKFFMHKAKGMVRDVFRTRNMRALPGSVGLGQVRYPTAGNAFSEEEAQPFYVNAPFGIVLVHNGNLTNAHALRAELFSTDHRHTNTDSDSEVLLNVLAHELDRSTRGGMLNSETLFAAVRNVHRRVRGSYAVVSLIAGHGLLAFRDPYGIRPLAIGRSADGTYMVASETVALEGSGHVFERYVAPGEAVFIDLQGQLHTQQCAESPSLNPCMFEFVYLARPDSVLDGISVYQARLNLGETLAQRVISTVPPNEIDVIIPIPESSRPSATQLAHLLGIPYREGFVKNRYVGRTFIMPGQGVRKKSVRQKLNVIGSEFKGRNVLLVDDSIVRGTTSREIVQMAREAGARKVYLASAAPPVRYPNVYGIDMPTKDELVAHDRTVEEIRELIGCDALIYQDVEAMKRAVLKAAPGNGPKLDGFDASCFDGVYVTGDIDTEAISRMNGNRPRVEETDEDSSRLALPNLS, encoded by the coding sequence ATGTGTGGAATCGTCGGCGTTGTCAGCAACGCACCCGTCAACCAGCTGCTATATGACGCACTCCTGCTGCTGCAGCACCGCGGCCAGGACGCAGCCGGCATCGTCACGCTGCTGGAGCGCAAGTTCTTCATGCACAAGGCCAAGGGCATGGTGCGAGACGTCTTCCGCACGCGCAACATGCGGGCGCTGCCGGGCAGCGTAGGGCTGGGACAGGTGCGCTACCCCACCGCGGGCAACGCATTCAGCGAAGAAGAGGCCCAGCCCTTCTACGTGAACGCGCCTTTCGGCATCGTGCTGGTGCACAACGGCAATCTCACCAATGCACACGCGCTGCGTGCCGAGTTGTTTTCCACCGACCACCGCCACACCAACACAGACAGCGACTCCGAGGTGCTGCTCAACGTCCTGGCGCACGAGCTCGATCGCTCGACGCGCGGAGGCATGCTCAATTCCGAAACCCTGTTCGCCGCGGTGCGCAACGTGCACCGGCGGGTGCGCGGCTCCTACGCCGTGGTGTCGCTGATCGCCGGGCATGGGCTTCTCGCCTTTCGCGACCCCTATGGCATCCGACCGCTGGCCATCGGGCGCAGCGCCGACGGCACCTACATGGTGGCGAGCGAGACGGTGGCGCTGGAGGGCTCCGGCCATGTGTTCGAGCGCTACGTGGCGCCGGGCGAGGCGGTGTTCATCGACCTCCAGGGCCAGCTGCATACGCAGCAATGCGCCGAGTCCCCCAGCCTCAACCCTTGCATGTTCGAGTTCGTCTATCTCGCGCGTCCCGACTCGGTGCTGGACGGCATTTCTGTCTACCAGGCACGGCTCAATCTTGGCGAGACGCTGGCCCAGCGCGTGATCTCCACCGTGCCGCCGAACGAGATCGACGTGATCATTCCCATCCCCGAATCGAGCCGCCCGAGCGCGACGCAGCTTGCCCATCTGCTGGGCATTCCGTACCGCGAGGGCTTCGTGAAGAACCGCTATGTGGGCCGCACCTTCATCATGCCGGGCCAGGGCGTGCGCAAGAAGTCGGTGCGGCAGAAGCTCAATGTCATCGGCAGCGAATTCAAGGGCCGCAACGTGCTGCTCGTGGACGATTCGATCGTGCGCGGCACCACCAGCCGGGAGATCGTGCAAATGGCGCGCGAAGCCGGCGCGCGCAAGGTCTACCTCGCGAGCGCGGCACCGCCGGTGCGCTACCCGAACGTCTACGGCATCGACATGCCGACCAAGGACGAACTGGTGGCCCATGACCGCACAGTCGAGGAAATCCGCGAGCTGATCGGCTGCGATGCACTGATCTACCAGGACGTCGAGGCGATGAAACGCGCCGTGCTCAAGGCAGCGCCCGGCAACGGTCCGAAGCTCGATGGCTTCGATGCTTCGTGCTTCGATGGCGTCTACGTGACGGGCGACATCGACACCGAAGCCATCAGCCGCATGAACGGCAACCGTCCCCGCGTCGAAGAGACCGACGAGGACTCGTCGCGCCTCGCGCTCCCCAACCTGAGCTGA